From a single Pseudophryne corroboree isolate aPseCor3 chromosome 6, aPseCor3.hap2, whole genome shotgun sequence genomic region:
- the LOC134933314 gene encoding uncharacterized protein LOC134933314 has product MWISLDTPAGFIPGQSGGFLLPRSRAILGAFTTVVEMSRDKQTRSAPSPTPSDLSLQSNEEWEPTQEADATDQASSDQPRSSWAHEKSKKKPSKKARSQPEEQSEEEASGEEAGQKKPRGPRYTEAENCVLVDCVDRSYDVLYGSRAQKTAFKVKRNIWESIASQVTAISGNRRSTQNCLKRYSDCRRQTKKKMGIQRRHETATGGGPALNLKWLSWENVIRRRLNPAMVEGVRGGVDSSRPAGFLEEEEPPRRRRKAGDQPSKRRSDDRPAQRTSPAHRTSPAHGPLPVQQASAAARGPSTAPQASRAHRSSPVRHSSSSRSWSPVHQTTSVHRLSPVHQTPSATTPQDGRQTTAPARRPSPDRRLSRSSGTVTEEPQDTTLVDPSLDLFESTGLTDETFLGFEDSRADVSSQTLEKSSETRTSGAPGAAASQDGEVVPRTSSGLASGIGSYFRPDLLQGSSEDDEVEVQDDPVATSLPAQMNVVADIQEGQNPSTVQRVHTLASEIGTRQDTYTNVVGSRLDNIERTMEKMSNNLHELQKTISDSTATILQIIIEDRRENRNILNIMSDSLVKLVEKTTCLAESNKNMSDSHRHSSSSQQLIATTLQMIYDKLPVPAHQHAGDPPYPPSQATRTHRTLPQVPSQYSQSQMYQGYTGMYPTPQMPPPPAAHSSAAWAPRASRHTPQPPRTSTPYQGEEEDPDRLPP; this is encoded by the exons aTGTGGATatctttggacaccccagcaggctttattccaggacagtcaggaggattcctgttaccccggagcagagccattttaggagcttttactacagttgtag agatgtcaagggacaaacaaacccgatccgccccttcccccaccccctcggatctatccctgcaaagcaatgaggagtgggagccaacccaggaggcggatgcgaccgaccaggcatctagtgaccagccgcggtcgtcatgggcccatgagaagtccaagaaaaagcctagtaaaaag gcaagaagccagccagaggagcagtcggaggaggaagcctctggtgaagaagcaggacagaaaaagccgcgtggacccagatacactgaggcggaaaactgtgtcctagtggattgcgtcgacaggtcctacgacgttttgtatggaTCAAGAGCACAGAAAACAGCATTTAAGGTAAAGCGGAACATCTGGGAATCCATCGCCAGTCAAGTAACTGCAATTTCTGGAAACCGTCGGAGCACCCaaaattgcttgaagcggtacagtgattgccgcagacagaccaagaagaagatggggattcagcgccgacatgagacagctacgggaggtggcccggctctcaatttgaagtggctatcctgggagaacgttattagaaggcgcttgaaccctgccatggtcgaaggagttcgcggaggtgtggactccagccgtcctgctggctttctcgaggaggaagaaccgcccagaagacggaggaaggcgggagaccagccgtccaaaaggaggtctgatg acagacctgcccagaggacatcacctgcgcacaggacatcgccagcgcacggaccgttacctgtgcagcaggcatcggcagcagcgcgcggaccatcaactgcgccgcaagcatcgcgagcacacagatcgtcacctgtgcgccacagttcgtcatcgcgcagttggtcacctgtgcaccagacgacatcAGTGCACAGActctcacctgtgcaccagacaccgtcggcgaccacaccacaagatgggcgccaaactacagctcctgcgcgcaggccatcaccagatcgtcgtctctccaggagctctgggactgtgactgaagagcctcaagacacaacccttgtggacccatcactcgatctgtttgagtctacagggttaactgacgaaacttttcttgggtttgaggacagccgtgcagatgtatccagccagacccttgaaaagtcttccgaaacgaggacaagtggagctcctggagcagcggcatcacaggatggagaag tggtgccacgaaccagcagcggactagcttcggggattggttcgtacttcaggccggatctcctacaggggtcgtcagaggatgacgaggtggaagtgcaggatgatccagttgctacatccctgc ctgcccaaatgaatgtggtggcagacatccaggaagggcagaatccctcaactgttcagagggttcacaccctggcatcagagattgggacacgccaggatacatacacaaatgttgtgggaagcagactggacaacattgagaggacaatggagaaaatgtccaacaatctgcatgaactgcagaagactatttccgacagcacggccacaatactacagatCATAATTGAAGATCGTAGGGAGAATAGGAACATACTTAACATCATGTCCGATTCCTTGGTCAAGCTTGTGGAAAAAACCACATGTTTGGCAGAAAGCAATAAGAACATGTCGGATAGTCATCGACACTCCTCTTCCAGCCAAcagctcatcgcaaccacactgcagatgatctatgataagctcccagtaccagctcatcaacacgctggtgatccaccatatccgccgtctcaagccacaaggacgcatcgtacccttcctcaagtcccatcccagtacagtcagtcacagatgtaccagggatatacagggatgtaccccaccccccagatgcctccaccaccagccGCACATTCTTCAGCAGCATGGGCACCGAGGGCCAGTCGACatactccccagcctcccaggacatccacgccctatcagggggaagaagaggatccggacagacttccaccataa